In Thermospira aquatica, the following proteins share a genomic window:
- a CDS encoding bifunctional methionine sulfoxide reductase B/A protein, giving the protein MKRKLSQWQRKVFYEGATEPPFQNEYWDNKHPGIYVDPVSGEVLFSSLDKFDSGTGWPSFSKPVHPELLEYVEDFSYGMHRVEVRTKHTKGHLGHVFDDGPEPTGMRFCINSASLHFIPLEDMVAEGYMEYLSLFSHVKLPFEQIILAAGCFWGVEAYFKRVKGVVGTKVGYSGGDVMWPTYDDVCTGETGHAESVLVKFDPTVLPVEKVLGHFFFIHDPESLNRQGNDVGTQYRSAIFYLDEKHVPAIEKALEKLRNQGKHPVTQVEKAKNFYPAEEYHQDYLTKNPGGYCHVNLSRMWEGD; this is encoded by the coding sequence ATGAAACGAAAACTTTCTCAGTGGCAGAGGAAGGTGTTCTATGAGGGGGCAACAGAACCGCCATTTCAGAATGAATATTGGGATAATAAACATCCTGGAATTTATGTTGATCCTGTTTCGGGGGAGGTTTTGTTTTCTTCGTTGGATAAGTTTGATTCAGGAACCGGGTGGCCGAGTTTTTCAAAACCTGTTCATCCTGAACTTCTCGAATATGTGGAGGATTTTTCCTATGGAATGCATCGGGTTGAAGTGAGAACAAAACATACCAAGGGACATCTGGGGCATGTGTTTGATGATGGACCTGAACCAACGGGGATGAGGTTTTGTATCAATTCAGCGTCATTGCATTTTATTCCTCTTGAGGATATGGTAGCTGAGGGCTATATGGAGTATCTTTCTCTTTTTTCTCATGTGAAACTTCCGTTTGAGCAGATTATTTTAGCGGCGGGGTGTTTCTGGGGAGTAGAGGCGTATTTTAAGCGCGTCAAAGGGGTGGTGGGTACAAAGGTGGGCTATTCGGGGGGAGATGTGATGTGGCCAACGTATGATGACGTGTGTACAGGAGAAACGGGACATGCCGAGAGTGTTCTGGTGAAGTTTGATCCCACGGTTCTTCCTGTTGAAAAGGTTTTGGGGCATTTTTTCTTTATTCACGATCCAGAAAGTCTCAATAGACAGGGAAATGATGTGGGGACGCAGTATCGTTCGGCTATTTTTTATCTCGATGAGAAGCATGTGCCAGCGATTGAAAAGGCGCTCGAGAAACTCAGAAATCAGGGAAAGCATCCTGTTACGCAGGTGGAGAAAGCAAAAAATTTTTATCCTGCAGAGGAGTACCATCAGGACTATCTTACAAAAAATCCTGGCGGTTACTGTCATGTTAATCTTTCAAGGATGTGGGAGGGGGATTAG
- a CDS encoding DUF975 family protein: MGIVVAALSALCWKKISLQLCDREKPSLKDTFSAFSFFPAYVTASVFGFVMAIWPYIAGLLLAFFLVAPGGGAIFDAIQYEGETIRKFFLNDFPEEVITGLEVFTGGSLILFGFMIVIGTFIYGSGYFVVKLLAFTFFAHMIVDEKVGPYKALKRSEEITKGVKGKLFWFRVMASFITLGEILLLGTLIYFCMNSSSDVFRFLMGGGMLLVGAAFFITHPLLKVAGAFLYRALNKRKRKKRIRYWYG, from the coding sequence ATGGGAATAGTGGTTGCTGCTTTAAGTGCTCTTTGCTGGAAAAAGATATCTCTGCAGTTATGTGATCGGGAAAAACCTTCTCTCAAAGACACTTTTTCTGCTTTTTCTTTTTTTCCTGCGTATGTTACCGCATCAGTTTTTGGGTTTGTCATGGCGATATGGCCATATATTGCTGGGTTACTTTTGGCCTTTTTTCTCGTTGCCCCGGGAGGAGGTGCTATTTTTGACGCTATTCAATACGAGGGAGAGACAATAAGGAAGTTTTTTCTAAATGATTTTCCAGAGGAAGTAATAACAGGTCTGGAAGTGTTTACAGGGGGATCATTAATTTTATTTGGTTTTATGATAGTGATAGGGACATTTATTTATGGAAGTGGCTATTTTGTGGTCAAGTTGCTTGCTTTTACGTTTTTTGCTCATATGATCGTGGATGAGAAAGTAGGTCCGTATAAGGCTCTCAAACGAAGTGAGGAGATAACCAAGGGAGTAAAGGGAAAGCTCTTCTGGTTTCGTGTGATGGCCAGTTTTATAACGCTGGGAGAGATCCTTTTGTTGGGTACGTTGATTTACTTTTGTATGAACTCTTCTTCTGATGTTTTTCGTTTTTTAATGGGAGGAGGAATGTTATTGGTTGGTGCGGCATTTTTTATTACGCATCCTTTGTTGAAGGTAGCGGGGGCGTTTCTCTATCGTGCTCTCAATAAACGAAAGAGAAAGAAAAGAATTCGATATTGGTATGGATGA
- a CDS encoding PD-(D/E)XK nuclease family protein has protein sequence MSYEKFLKKVAHELISTYKEVLPSSLIVVPNKRARTFLFEYMRESIQIPLVAPRCFSSEELAKNLAGMEKEENLPLLFELYEAYESTYRKKQLAPLAFEDFYFLGRTLLADFNEIDRYLVDVSQLFSHLCKLEAYEKGAPTIAPAFSRLWENLAEIYQTFQDRCKKNKRGYPGLFYRLAAETLPPNPLVRDGLVFWVGFHALSPAEEKIFLKTRQDGQAKVFLDIDTYFTDNPLQEAGHFYRNFWEKHLGLELESQKENLLSHHSLREIKIFATTNETSMVKLLGEELHKKTSQEENPSTLSQKPDTLAIILPREELLFSVLNAIPPEIKSVNVTMGFPLRASQIASWIENLLSLRESIIIDETTKIPTISGKILSEILDHQYTRLLVSNEIINTIIKTIREKNLARLFIQSLPFENFPSSLVTWITAPSLTGKETILTLFAIVKNLLDAYRKKHLALDSEFIYTALQSLENIRQLIEEKKFQLSFEATSRIIRDVLQEAIIAFSGEPLEGWQIMGFLETQALDFDEVYILSMNEGILPASGARISFLPPDIKKAYNLPLPHESENVYAYHFYRLLKRARKVSLFYTREAGENQQQEKSRYIEQLLFEYLSPKNTCHEIAYAYPFVRPSWPKPSYAKTSSVLDKLRSMSYSPTSLITYFKCSLWFYYKYLLEIPEAENLEEDPDAKTKGNIIHEVMENIFHKGKIFFPQDLASLLQTNEIESFITQAIKNQFTERPLKGKITLLQHIITQQTKKILEKHTTITPFQILETEYSLASTCTLDDGTTIKLKGRIDRIDQRNNAIFIMDYKTGEAGSLSLPSNEQREYVLSSLFQEKTRSQLFQLLFYGYLFTQNPAPLLPSLSPENLFFSICAFKQGDFKYVESKSPSEGKLSYEKLRKPFERGLKKALQLILSEAPFQQTQDISTCEKCPFRHICGREKL, from the coding sequence ATGAGTTATGAAAAGTTTCTCAAAAAAGTTGCCCACGAACTTATCTCTACATACAAAGAAGTGCTTCCCTCTTCTCTGATTGTTGTACCAAACAAAAGAGCCCGAACCTTTCTCTTTGAGTATATGCGGGAGAGTATCCAAATCCCTCTTGTAGCTCCCCGATGCTTCTCCTCTGAAGAGCTTGCCAAAAATCTTGCCGGTATGGAAAAAGAAGAAAACCTCCCCCTGCTTTTTGAACTTTACGAAGCCTACGAATCCACATACCGAAAAAAACAACTCGCCCCACTAGCCTTTGAAGATTTTTACTTCCTGGGACGAACCCTTCTTGCTGACTTTAACGAAATAGATCGCTATCTTGTTGACGTCTCTCAACTCTTTTCCCACCTCTGTAAACTTGAAGCCTACGAAAAAGGTGCTCCCACAATTGCCCCAGCCTTTTCCCGGTTATGGGAAAACCTCGCTGAAATTTACCAAACATTTCAAGATCGTTGCAAGAAAAATAAACGTGGATATCCCGGGCTTTTCTATCGCCTGGCTGCAGAAACACTTCCGCCAAACCCTCTGGTTAGAGATGGGCTTGTCTTTTGGGTAGGATTCCACGCCCTCTCTCCCGCAGAAGAAAAGATCTTTCTCAAAACCAGACAAGACGGTCAGGCAAAGGTCTTTCTTGATATCGACACCTATTTTACCGACAATCCTCTGCAGGAAGCAGGACATTTCTATCGAAACTTCTGGGAAAAACACCTGGGGCTTGAACTCGAATCCCAAAAAGAAAACCTGCTTTCTCATCATTCCCTTCGAGAGATAAAAATCTTTGCTACCACCAACGAAACCTCTATGGTAAAACTTCTCGGAGAAGAGTTGCACAAAAAAACTTCTCAAGAAGAGAATCCTTCCACGTTATCCCAAAAACCAGACACCCTAGCCATCATTCTCCCCAGAGAAGAACTTCTCTTTTCCGTCCTCAATGCCATTCCTCCCGAGATCAAAAGTGTCAATGTCACCATGGGCTTTCCTTTACGTGCTTCACAGATAGCCTCCTGGATAGAAAACCTGCTTTCTCTTCGAGAAAGTATCATCATCGACGAAACAACCAAAATCCCCACCATTTCAGGTAAAATACTCTCTGAAATACTTGATCACCAGTACACCCGTCTCCTCGTCTCAAACGAGATTATCAACACCATTATCAAAACCATCCGAGAGAAAAACCTGGCACGACTTTTTATACAAAGTCTTCCTTTTGAAAACTTTCCCTCATCCCTTGTGACCTGGATCACAGCCCCTTCCCTAACAGGGAAAGAAACCATCCTGACCCTCTTTGCAATTGTCAAAAACCTCCTGGATGCCTACAGAAAAAAACACCTTGCCCTTGATAGCGAGTTTATTTATACCGCCCTTCAATCTCTCGAAAACATCCGTCAACTCATCGAAGAAAAAAAATTCCAGCTTTCTTTTGAAGCAACAAGTCGTATTATTCGGGATGTTCTTCAGGAAGCCATCATCGCCTTCAGTGGTGAACCTCTTGAAGGATGGCAGATCATGGGATTTCTCGAAACTCAGGCCCTCGATTTTGACGAGGTTTACATTCTCTCCATGAACGAGGGAATTCTACCTGCCTCCGGGGCACGCATATCGTTTCTTCCCCCTGATATAAAAAAAGCCTATAATCTCCCCCTCCCCCACGAGAGTGAAAATGTCTATGCCTACCATTTTTACCGTCTCCTTAAACGAGCACGCAAAGTGTCTCTCTTTTACACCCGTGAAGCAGGTGAGAACCAGCAACAGGAGAAAAGCCGTTACATCGAACAGCTTCTTTTCGAATATTTATCCCCAAAAAACACCTGCCACGAAATAGCCTACGCCTACCCTTTTGTTCGCCCATCGTGGCCAAAACCCTCCTATGCCAAAACCTCTTCCGTCCTGGACAAACTTCGCTCCATGTCATATTCTCCCACCTCTCTTATCACGTATTTCAAGTGCTCTCTCTGGTTTTATTACAAATATCTTCTAGAAATTCCCGAAGCAGAAAATCTAGAAGAAGATCCAGATGCAAAAACGAAGGGAAATATCATTCATGAAGTCATGGAAAACATTTTCCATAAAGGAAAAATATTCTTTCCGCAGGATCTTGCTTCTCTCCTCCAGACAAATGAGATAGAATCATTTATCACGCAGGCTATAAAAAACCAGTTTACCGAACGCCCACTCAAGGGAAAAATTACCCTTCTTCAACACATCATCACTCAACAAACAAAAAAAATATTAGAAAAACACACAACTATCACCCCCTTTCAAATTCTGGAAACAGAATACAGCCTCGCATCTACTTGTACCCTCGACGATGGTACAACTATAAAACTCAAAGGAAGGATCGATCGTATCGACCAGAGAAACAATGCTATTTTCATCATGGACTATAAAACAGGGGAAGCGGGCTCCCTTTCCCTTCCTTCCAACGAACAAAGAGAATACGTTCTTTCGAGCCTCTTTCAAGAAAAGACCCGAAGTCAACTCTTCCAGCTCCTTTTTTATGGGTACCTTTTTACCCAAAACCCTGCCCCTCTTCTGCCTTCCCTCTCCCCGGAGAACCTTTTCTTCTCCATTTGTGCATTCAAACAAGGCGACTTCAAATACGTCGAGTCGAAATCCCCATCCGAAGGAAAACTCTCCTACGAAAAACTCCGAAAACCCTTTGAAAGAGGACTAAAAAAAGCCCTTCAGCTTATACTCTCAGAAGCACCCTTCCAGCAAACCCAGGATATTTCTACATGTGAAAAGTGCCCATTTCGGCATATCTGTGGAAGAGAAAAACTCTAA